Within the Oreochromis niloticus isolate F11D_XX linkage group LG14, O_niloticus_UMD_NMBU, whole genome shotgun sequence genome, the region TCATTTGCTAACTAGCACTAAACATGCAGCTGAAAGCTGAGCCTGCACTTGAAGGGCTCTTGGCTTCGGGGGCTTCTGGTCTCAGAGGGTTTAATCATGCACACAGTCTGCAGCACACAGTGAGCTTTTGTATTTAGACTGTTTACCTGGAAAATGTTCCTCTTTTCTATGGTTACACACATGTGCAGCTAACTTTCTCTTTCCCTTCAGTTGTCGCTGAACTGCAGCCTGTACACACCCACCATTGAAGACTACGAGGTATGTGCCTCCACAAAGCACTGAGTCACGATTCAGCCCGCAGCTGAAAATGCCTGACAGactaataacaacaacaacactcagAGGCAAAGATCCGCTTGTGCACAttcaggttaaaggtcaagcACCGACGGTGGTCTTGGTGCTCCGTGTTCAGTGACTCTTAACATTCTGCTACAGCCGCTGTTTAAACATGTCGTGTGTAACAATGTAACAGATGGATGTAGTGAGTGAGAGTGAATGCAGCTTCAGGAAGCAGAACTTAAAACACGAGCACAGCTGTGACGCCGGGGTCAGGGGTCAAGTTACAGAATAGCTTCATTAACAGGAACATGAAGTCACTGTGTCAGAAACACTGCAGTGTCTGGCATAAATTTCAGTGTCCAGTCCTTCAGGATGAGGAGAAATTGGATATGGAAAGTTTTCTATCCCAAGGAAGGACATAAGGCAGAGAAAATGTTATGTCTGCAGCTGCTCCGTGTTAGTGGCTCTGCTGCAACGGCTTCCTTTGGCCTCGACGTGCACGCAGACACCCTCAGCGCTGTGCACCACGTCTTGTGGACATTTTTAAATTATCCTCATAACATTAGAAAAggacataaaaattaaaatgtaatattgatGGAATTTTTACGACCATGACAAAgtcacattttcatttataaagCTTTTTATTGGTTTTTCAACATAAAATGGACGCGTTTGGTTTCTTCAAGCTTGTCGCCCAGCTCGTTTCAGGAATTCTCCAGATGatgagagctgcagagatcCCACAGGGTCAGACGTCAGAATCAATAACAGGCTCTCCTTTGTCTTGGTATTTGATATTTTCCCATAATCTGAGTTGTATGACCTGGACCTTTTCCTGCCACATGACAGATAAATGAGCTCGGGCTACAGGCTGCTGTTtatccctaatatggtcatctcgtgcacagaagctccacccacctgatGACTAGACCCTCCATTTGTgaggagcagccaatcagaggaaagtGGTCTTTAAGagggaggagctaaaacagcaTGTTTCAGACAGAGAATGAACTCGGGGGATTCGCCGCGGCCCGTGTCcgataaagaaggattattttgaaccgtgaatcatgcaaagctgctgtcTGAAGCTGCACATGACTGTGACTGCTGTGATCTTTTTCCTTCATGGCATCATTcctttgctctctctcctttctctccctccagCAGATTTGTCCCAAGACCACGATGCAATGTTTTGCTTCTGAAATTATCGTCCTCACGCATGAGTGCGAGCTCCCGTCAATGGGGaaaaaattgaataaaatgCTGAGTAAACTGGCGTTCAGGATAAACCAGGTATGAGAAACAGTTATAAGAGGAATTCACATTACTTCTAATGTGAgagttattttaaactgtgcattATCCAGGTCCTGATCACCCGCAGTGAGAGTTTGGTTTGCATTGCTGGCTTTGCAGGAAATTTTATGGAAAGACTTGAGATGTAGGATGTTGGGTTTGGTGGTCAGTTGGCTTCATCAAACAATGACCTCCAGCTCCAATTGAGGAAGTTTGCATTAAGTATGAGACGAGAAGTAGCACGtccaagtctgagaccattgtTCTTAGCTGGAAAAGAGTAAAGTGCCAACTCCAGGTCAGGGCCACGTTTAAATACCTCTGGGATCATTTAGGAGGGACAGAGAGAGCCAGTACTCTTCTGCATCTTAAACACCTTTCTATCTGAGGTGTGTGTCAGCCATGTCCTATGATGAGGAGGCTGTGGTGGAGTCAACAAGGAGGGGCGCGACAAAGTTGTGGTCTGGAAAGAGTAAAAACAATCAGCCTGGTGTTACAATCAACATGCTGCAGTGGGGAATCCATGACCCCAACACGACAGGCCCAGAGGAGAGCCGGATATCCCAGAGTGATGGGCTCTCACAGTTGGCTTGGAAATATCTCAGGGTCGCCCCGGAAGATTTAGGAGGTGGCTGAGGAGAGGCATGTGTCAGAAAATGGACAGACGGGTGATGAGTTAAAATGATCTAATTAATGAGATAACTGTTATAAGATTGGGAGTTGCTCAGGTTCTGGGCATACAGTGTTGTTTCCTGTATAACACAGTAATCAAAGCCAACACTGCTGGTGACACAAGAACACTAAACAGATACTGAAGGAAGGACTGATGAAGTAATACTGTGGTCATTTATTAAGAAGACCAACTATGAGTAATGCCCACACATTTGTTAAAATGATCTCCTAGTTGGAAATGGAAAACAACTGTGATTCAAAGTAAAGACTTCATGAAACTCAGTTGGTGGAACAGATGAGATATTTTCTTTACGTGTGCTTTTGACCTTCTCACTTCACTCATTAATGTCACAGCGAGCTCAGAGCTTGTCTGGACTTTAGGAGGGTTTAGCTGTGGTGACTGGGTTTCCTGCACGTGTAAGTCTGTGAGGGCAAAACTGAGAATCACAAACCTGGAACATATTCCGACAGATGAGCTCATTTTCTGCCCCTATTTTCAAAGGAAGATTGGGAACGGTGTGTTCACAGCTGATACTTGGGACTGGCAGCCTGGATCAGCTGATATGCCAGAGCTGCTTCTCTTTCCCAACAGGAGGAAGCCAAAGTATCCGGCGAGAACCCTCACAGACatggagagaacatgcaaacttcacacGGAACGGTGGTGGAGTCCAATTTAGGAACTTCctccatgtatttatttttgactCTTTATTATCCTaatatttatcacatttttatcatttctgtcattttcagttacgttgtttttttaagttgtgttttcacattttttcccGCTTGGATTATAAACATATTTGCCTTGATTGGAAAGTGCTCTGTTGTTTTGAATTCgctgtatgaataaaaacaaccGGACTTAAACGCTCAATAACAataagtttcttttttctttgaaacatTTATGGGAAGATCTGTGATGGACCGGTgagatttattttaatttgatgaCGATGACATGGACGGCAACATGTTGGCGGTTGTTAGCGCTGTTGCCTAACAGCAACAAGGTCGTGAGTTTGACTCCACCCTCTGACCTTTCTGTTCTCCGTGtgtctgcgtgggttctctccgggtacagTCCTAACCCATGCAGTTGGTAGGGTTGCGACAGACCGACGACCTGTCcggggtgtaccctgcctcatgccctgtggtagctgggataggcttcagtCCCCCTGCACCTATATTAGATtatgcaaatttaaagtgaGTCTCAGGGTTTTTTAAGGCACCTCACTGACTCCTTCAGTGGAGGAACTGCTAGTTTTTTTAAGCCCAAGTTCACATTTGGTACTTAGAAGTGAGAATTGTAATGATAACGTAACCATTACAGGATTAAAGCCCCCAGTGAGGAGCATTGCTGGTAGATTATTGTaaggagtaaatatttaaacgagacattcttcaggcgaaataaagacactcaagacAGTTTGGATGGTAACAACGTGCGCACGCTGGGTGAGCGCTGCTGTCTCAGGCTCACAACCAGCGTATGcggcagttctttatttatagcgtttcagagtatgtgtgtgtgtgtgtatgatctcagagtgtgtgtgtgtgattctgaagaatgggcCCCTCTTGGTATTTGCGAGTGTATAGATAAGAAcgtcctgctctccccttcctGGGAGTGAAACGGCTCGTAGAGAGCCAGGTACAGAGGAGATGTCCTGGGTAAATCATATCTGAGAACACTATGCTTTTGTCTTTACTTCAGCTTCACTTCTAGTGAAGCAGTAAAATACgattaaatggaaagaataaatgggtaaacaactattaacactgaaattaaagataaactttcaatAACGTAAAAATGGAAGTGGGAATAAtacttgaaacatttgaaaatctcttaacaATTATGTTGCCCTCCCAACAATTTTTGTTTTCTGGTGGGAATCCAGCTTTGACTTCTGTGTCACGTGAAGAGATATCAGTGTTGCTTTTTGTCCCAACTATCAAATATTTACTTCAACACTGTGATGTAAGTTTTATTTCAGTTACTGGTTAACAGCACTAGCACTGTACAATTTATTACTGTACCACCTGCATTGATTTGAACATCAAGGCAGAACATTCGAGTAGAAGCTGAAGAGGACCTAGCATAGAGCCCTGGGGTACTCCAACATTACAGCTGGTTACACCATGTCCCAAAGACTTATGGGTTATAGGAAGTTTTGGTGAAACCCTTGAATGCTCCAACTGATCTTCAAGTTTTGGTTGTGTTCCCATCTTCTTACAGACAAAAACACgccttcatttctgttttttctcctcagCAGACAGCGTCAAAGTGTCGTCGGTGTGAGGTcatgaaggagaaaaatgcaACCACCTTTCTTGAAAATCTGCTATGGACTGTTGAGAAATCTAACAGTGACTACTGTTAGGACTTTCAGAAGAGACTGCATGGCCTGACTTTCTTTTCATTAACTTTCTATTAAACCACCTGCACACAAATAAAGTGCAGAATGTATGATGTCGGAGCAGCTCAGTGGCATTTGAGTTACAGCTAGAGGCTAACGCGGGGTTCTGGGTGGAAAAAGCTTGCTTGTAGTTTCATATCAACTCATCAGCTAACATAAATGTCTCACTGATGAAGTCATAAAGAAGACACAGTCAGATCCCAGCTAAGCTGCAGTCAGATGCTGAGAGCACATTGGTCACTTTAATGTGTTTTAAGGAAATATGTGTGTATTTTCGTCTGCTATTAATgagtattattatattaataaggTTGCTATCAAGCAGTTGGACAGTGGGTGAAAAGGGGGCATTGGGTCAGTGTGTTTATTGGCCTTGGTAAACTGATGGAAGTACACCGAGGATGGCAGGAGGAAAACAGACCTGTCTACGCATTTCACAACCACAGACACCATCACAGAAATGTGCGACAGTTTCTGAGCACGTGGGACTTCCTGAGGATCGCACAACTGGCTTAGTCGAAAGCCACTGCCAGATTATTCATGCATCAGACATTACAATGCAATGGACATCTGCAAGGACATCACTGCTTACCGCCTACTGTGGCCAAAATATGCTCCTACACAGCTCTGATGTAAACCTCAGAAACATATAAAGTTATTTCTACTCTTCTAATAAGCTCATTCTCTCCCTACTTTGATCTGATGCTCCTGTATTTAGTTCAGTacaataaacttcattttaaaGTAAGCTGATGCACGCGTTTCACTCTTATTTCTTGCACCTTCAGAATAAAATTATCCCGTTCTGTCTTTTTGTACAGCTTGGCTAGATTAAGGATCATGTAAAGTTAGATGataaaaattaattatttcaaGGTAAGTGAGCTTTAAATGACAACAGCTTCATATTTTTAGACCTTGGAGTGTACTAGTGTAGCTTTAATAATCCATATCTACCCTCATAAAGCCCTTCAGTTCATCCTCATTCAACATTGAGTCTAACAGCCCACTTTCTCCTAATCTGAGAACTTTTGGGAGCCTGCTGTGAGCTAGTCTCTCATTGTACATGAGTTTAGCCGCTTTAGTATGAACAGCTGGAAACCATCTACCCCCTGAGACAGACAGACCGTCGGGTTCTCTCCTTCAGAGTCTTGGCAAGACCAGATCTTAACAAActaaacagacacacagactgtgCAGATCACGATGGGCAAATACACTGTTTAGTTTGGAACACTATTGTAAAACTTGTTCATTATTCTAAAAGAGAGGGAAGATACAGCCTGTTTTTAAGTCTATTTTCGTGGATAGCTTCTAATCATCTTCAGGTTGCACTGGGTGAGCGTCCTTTTGCAGCCAAACTCAGCCGGCTCCTTTAAACCAGAGCTAATCAAAATGTGAGACATTGTTTCAGAGTGTGGCACGGGGGAGAGGGTATGGTGGGTGACTGGGGGCTGGGTGGGGGAGGGGGCTAGAAATGCTGTGCATTTACATAAATGGAAATGTACATaaatggaaacagctgtgaatGCGGTTTAAGGCTCCAGAAAAGCCTGAAATTCGACCTcatgtttacacatatttaactCGAAAATCAATGCAATATGTTTATTATCTGCCATTATATGCCAGCCATCCTGAATGCAGTGCCCGAGCCACCTCGAGTCAATGGTCCTCTTCCTCCTGGCCTCGTCTCCTAACTGAAGTCAGCACACGTGCATAAACATGGTCACTTATTCCAGGTATTGTCTCGGTTACTTGTCAGCAGATTAGACGTGTGACCCCTCCCTTCTTCTGCCAGCTGAATACAGGtggctaaacaacaacagctgcttaTACGCTAACATTACACCAGCTAATGTCGCCTCGAGCGTCCTACAAATGACACTTTCCatctgataaacagtttgatgacGTTCTCTCATCACATCAGTTTATTCAGTGTTGCAGTCCAACAATGTTAGATCCACTTCAGAGTTTCACTAATACCTGCTAACggcagctaacagaggctaacagcaaCAATAACAGCAGTGAAAAACATAggttgtgtccaaattcatgggctgcatcctcctgagtgggccgggtcctcagaaggtcgggtaagCCGGAAgaaaacggctgtgaaattggacggtctagcgttcagattaacgtcaccgctgtttcagtgttgtttaataaactcggccgtctgctccttgctatctaaaatataacaggacactggagcaAACTCTCgatcatctcacacttctgtttaatcagttttctgtttgacgtttattcagctggaGGAACCCAACCGacggattaataaagttttattttatctaatctaatctaataactttaatctcagccaaaccaatttactcacaaacaaattaaacactgaaaaaagccaaacaataacatttttaggttgtctaagtgacttatatgttacgtttaacctgagtggCCAAAGACCgtggtgatctgaaaatgatgtgccgggagttgtgccgttctcggcggctcaAGTGACCCTCAAGCTCCTGACTAGCTATTGAggtggtgggtaacagacgtctctgaaaacgtcggattacttttgcaaatatgtgatctcttgataaaccgagcagatatttgaagtttacacagctacattctcgcctgaaaatatcttcaaagtttattttgtgacccagaaagattaataagagtaatattaaaaacttagtagcggccgccattgttgaaaactggaattggctgggccgcgctatgaattctgggatacggtgggccacgaaggacacacccgacccatccttcaaatttggggaaaaggaggacacatttgtcggctgcatttggaggagtctacaaatttggacagccttcggcgtgtcgctgtgacgtaattggCCTATAAATgtgtcctcaggaggatgcagcgcATGAATTTAGACACCCCCATACATTCTTCATTTCCAAGCAAAGTTAATTAATTTATGTGAGTCAGGAAAGCTCTTGGAGTTTACATTGTATCCTGCATCCTTGGTAGGGTTGGACGTGCTTCATAGTGCAGACCTCTGAGGGATAAAACATGAAGCAAGCAGTGCTAGAAAAAGGGGATGATATGTACGGTGGTGGTAATCAGCTTTGTCTGTTAGGTCGTGCTCTTTGCTTCTGACTTCTACTTTTCCATCCAGTGAGCACTGAATCCACCTGTCAGAGACAACATGAGACGAACGGCTCCTTCAGTCCTGAAAAAGTTGGGAGTCTGTGTAAAATGGAAGCGCAAAACTCgcattttattcacaacacaGGAAACAtatcagaaaaacagaaaaatattagGTCATTTTGACGGCAGCAACTGTTCGGACAGCTCAATGAAAGAGTGGTAGAGCCGCAGTTACtaagaagaaacagctggaagGATCATATTGCAACTCATGAGCAGAAGCTCGCCAATCTACACAAACTGTGTCTCTTAACTGTGGAACAATTTCAGAACCggcacatctggaaaggctcCATCAGTCCTGAAAGGTATAAACAGGTTGGAGAGCAACATCTGCTCCGTGCAGATGTGTTTCTCAGGAAGGCCTCTGACTGCATCTATTCCAGCCTCACGGCTTCAGAGGAACAGAGTCCGGCCACTGAACCGCCcgcctgcagtccagacctcTGACCAGCTGACAACATCTGGAGCATCAAGAAAGCAACAAGAGGACGAAGCAGAGCCAGGACTGCTGAGCAGCTGGAATCCTCCATCAGTCCATCACAGACTGATGTTACAGAGCAAACATGGACCTGTCCTACTTTTACAGACGTGACTTGAAATCACTGCATtgcttttgtttacattttacacaacaGCTAACTATTTTCTACTTCGGTTTGTATAAAGATGCTCAAACATTATAGTAAAATACAACAGTGGTGATAGAAATAACACACAGAGTAAGGCTGCAGAAAATCCTGGTGATGTAATAACCAGACACACTGCGGGGACTACAATAACAAAATTTATGGAACCTCCCTCTGAGCGcgctcagtgctgctgtttatctCTAACATTGCTGCTgggaaacatttaaacattaccgCTCTCTGTCCCGCGGCCTCAAAGTAAACCACTTTAGTTTGTCGCCCAACGAGCCAAAGTGAAATCAATGAGCGAGTACGTTTTCTTCTTGATTAACAGCCTGCAGATGAAACTAAATTATTTTCTTGTGTTCTATTAGCATCAGTGAAGCTTGGCAGCAGATTAAgaccaaacattaaaaaaacaaaacaaactttctgcATCACCAGTTTGAACAGCTGCATTCATTTACTGGTGTTACTGGCTGGATGCATGCAGAGGACCAGTCAGTGTGGTGCTCCCAGCTGACTTTAAGCTCAAACTCTGAGCATTTGTCATGGTGAAAATAGAGCCACCTTCAGCGCACTGAAAACATTGACTCTGGCTTATGAACTCATTAAGCTCCCTCTGTCGAACACCCCCCACAAACCAAGCCCAGTACCAGGCAGTGGTTTGATCCCCGGCTCCACCGGGCTGGCAAGTCAGAGCATCCGGGGAGTAAGAACCCAAAGGATGGCGAGGTGACCGTccactgagtgtgtgtgagagaccgaagtgctttgagtgcacAGCATGGGCCAATTCAGAACTCTGGTCATGTTTAATCTGAACATCCGTCGCAGGCACAGGAAGAATGAGACACAGAACTGGTCTCAACACTGAAAATACTCAGAATGATAAAGAATAACCTGCAGAAAAATAAGGAGAGACATCGACCCCACAAACCGCCTGCTGTTTGAGTAAAAACACACCATGTGCAAGAGTCCTGCTCCAACACCGAGCTCCCTTTAATTCATTTGTACAATGCAAGATTGAGTTTTGCACACATGACATTAGTCAGAAGAGTTTTCAGCATCACATCTTATTTTAGCTGTGTAAATGCATGGTTACAGGCTGCCACTGCTTCATAACGCGCACACAGGCCGTCATGGAGGAGCTTTAGCTGGTTAGTAATTGGATTCAGACAGTTTTAGCTCAGTTTCATGGCTGACAGCTGCTCCATCGGCCCTCTGGAGGAGAACCGGGCTGTAAGTGTCTCTGGTGAGAAAGGAAGTCCGAACAGAGCTGTGCAGTAAAAGAAAAGCTTATATTTAAGGAGACGGTCCTTTCAGGGGCCGCTTCACCCTCTAACCCCAGCGACAGCAGCTTGTCCGCTCCTGCGCATGCTCGGTGGGCCTCGTGGACCCCGCTCAGTGTGGTGTACATTTTTAGGATTTCCCCAGCAGTCCTCCATCAGCTCTCAGGCTTGTCCTTGTTGGGCCCCATGAAGTCCACGCCGTCGATGGGGATCTCCTTCTCCTTGATGGCCGCCTGCACGCAGCGCTGGTACTTCCGGAAGCTCTCCGTGCACGGGTCGCCGCTCCGGTCGCCCTTCAGGAACTTCTCGGCAAACCAGCGGTTGAAGCAGGTGTCGTACTCCCGCTTCAGCTCGGTACAGGCCTCCCCCACACTGTTCATCTCCGGGAACAAACACCGCTCGTCTCAGAAACGACAGAGGAGCGAAACCTGGAGGACCTACCTGCTGTTCCAACCCTGTCGGCGACAACGACATGCGCACTGTGACTCTCCTTGGCCTgcgccatgtgattggctggtttggCGAAAAGTCGAACAGCGTATCTGCGTGTGGACGTAACAAAGATTTATGTAAAAGAGGCATTCACTCTGAGGAGAAATTATGAACTCgaagtgttttaaaaatatatagttatataatgtaaatatttcaaatgttgatctatttattaaaattaaaggcTGACATAATCATTTGTGGCAAATAAGAATCATAAATAGTGTGTGGTTGTATGTTTCCTCTTCCGTTTTTCTTTGTAGCAAGTTTAAATTCATTATTTCTAACgatttgtgttgtttatttgtagtttttatttatttgattatttttaataattattttgtatGCATTTTCTCTAATAAAACAGCTTAGTCTCTAAACTGGAAAACTTAAAGATATATGTGTTTGGTTAATTTACTTATATGTACATATACGTatacttttttacatttatgaattttcttaaaaaaaataaaaaaaaaaactttagccGTTTGATAAATTGAAGAAACAAACGTGTTCTCAAAAACATGGCGGAGTGGCACCTCGTCAACGTTTACCTACCTATTGTGTGAAACCCCGCGAGAATTTTTGAGCAGCTTTCCGAAATCTCGTTGTTCCCCGAGAATACGCGAAGAATCatcagagacagaaagaagcttatattcatatttattcatCAAAGATCTGGATTAAACCGGCTCCGTCTGGTTGAAGCAGGTAAGGAAGACCCGCGGAGCTCGTTATTTAAGCTCTGACTGCAGCTGCTGAAGAGGTTATTGGACCCTGCCTCTGTGCTATGCATTAGCCTCTCTTGCTTGGCCCTGCTGGTTGTTGTGGCCGCGCAGCCGGACTCGATTCAAACTTCACCGAGCTGCTTTGTGAATTTTTCCGTCGCTAAAAGTGCTTCTGTCCGCAGAGACGAGATGTCCGACAGCGAGGACAGCGACTTCTCCGACAACCAGAGCGAGCGCAGCAGCGATGGCGAGGCCGAGGAAGTGGAGGAGAATGAGGTGAGCTAGCCGGCAAGCTACGTGTGCTAACAGGAGGTAAACAGAGAGGAGAGCGCAGCTGCGACATGTGCGGTAGGATACCGAGGAAGAACGCAGTCAGACCTGCATAAAAACGGCACAATTTATAAGAAAAAGCTAAGAAACTTTATGGGGACAAACCCGgtcgtgtgtgtatgtgtgtcttctGTCTAATGTTCTTATTTATTCCGGTAAATTTGCTGCAGTCAACGGGATTTATGGCAGgactatatataaaataaagtaaataaccaGTTCTATAAGTGACTTTATGACTGAGTTTTTGTACCTGCTCTGTGCCCACGTTATAATCCACGCAGTCCTCTTCAAATGTTGAGGCTCATTCTACAGATGGTGTATTAATAATGTGGTCACTTATTGACTTCCCATAAATGACAGCttaatgttttttctgtttttgtctgtttttgtacaTTAACTTAAAGAGCTTTGGTGTTTTTGGCACCGGTGTTACTCCTGTGGCATTTTTAAAGGCTTTTATGAACTATTATTTCCCGAGTCACAGAGAAATAATGAATGTAATGCAGGAAATCAGGAGCTGATCTATTGTTTTCACTCTGGTTTGTTAAAGAGTGATCGTGTGatatttttgcagctgtttatttGGTACAATAGCGTGTTAAATATGACACACGTGATGTGTTAGAAATGAAACGTACAATAACACCAGTGACACAATGAGTCACGATCCTCCTACCGTACCAAAGGAGGATTAATAGTGACCAAAAACAGTAGTATTCTTTTGAATAAATGTTcatatttaatgtaaaataacTCCATAAATGCTGATGATAAAGTTTCTCTGCCCTCGGGAATCTGTGGTGTCACCCACAGTAACGGCTTGGCTCTTACTCAAAATGAAAGTAACACCTGTGAAAAATCCCTGCGTGGCATCAGACCACAGGTACtttactctgtttttgtttttttgtttttcttctggggggtgggggtgggggtggtgtTAGAGTAAAGTGGGTCACACCACCGACTTCAACTAAAAGAGAAAATTTCTGATAAATGAAAAGAGACACTGGACTTATcacaagcaattttttttttatagagctTCAGGAAATAAGTAAAATGAAGTCGAGTGACATCACCACCGTcgtcttttgttttcttacacAGTCATACTTTTGATTCTACTTTATATATTTATCGTATGTTTGATAGTTCCGTATATAcgttattacattttaaatggttACAGCATCTCTTTGACTTTAAATCATAGCACTTACCTGCTG harbors:
- the triap1 gene encoding TP53-regulated inhibitor of apoptosis 1, giving the protein MNSVGEACTELKREYDTCFNRWFAEKFLKGDRSGDPCTESFRKYQRCVQAAIKEKEIPIDGVDFMGPNKDKPES